One genomic segment of Flavobacteriaceae bacterium includes these proteins:
- a CDS encoding DUF423 domain-containing protein, whose protein sequence is MSKNLSITALLGLMAIILGAFATHSVKEKLVPDAMESIQTAIRYQVYHVLVLLFINTYKEFSKTFKNNLSILFFLGIFFFSGSIYTIYLLKIPANSIWFVTPLGGLLFVLGWFLLFFHFVKKVIDKK, encoded by the coding sequence ATGAGCAAAAATTTAAGCATTACTGCATTATTAGGATTAATGGCTATTATATTAGGCGCCTTTGCAACACATAGTGTAAAAGAAAAGCTAGTGCCCGATGCTATGGAAAGCATACAAACGGCTATCCGTTATCAGGTATATCACGTACTGGTGTTACTTTTTATAAATACCTATAAAGAGTTTTCAAAAACGTTTAAAAATAACTTAAGCATTCTTTTCTTTCTGGGGATATTCTTCTTCTCAGGTTCTATTTACACAATTTATTTACTCAAAATTCCTGCAAATAGTATCTGGTTCGTTACTCCCTTAGGAGGATTATTATTTGTACTGGGATGGTTCTTGCTATTTTTTCATTTTGTAAAAAAAGTAATTGACAAAAAATAA